The Vreelandella piezotolerans genomic interval TGCCAGAAAGCCTGCATGCGTTTCTGGCCTGCCCCACACCGGATAGCTGGCTTCAGTGGGCGCTTACCAATCCGGACATACTGCTGATCGATCATGCGCAGTGCGAAAAGAAAGCGGCTTCTACGGCCATGAGCCTACTGTATCGCTACGTCGATCAACCGCTGTTGCTCAGTAAAATGTCTCAGTTGGCCCGTGAAGAGCTGCTCCACTTCGAGCAGGTAGTCGGTCTCATGGAGAAGCGCGGAGTGACGTACCATCACCTCACTGCGTCGCGCTATGCCGAAGGGCTGCGACAGCATGTGCGCAGTCATGATCCAGAGCGCTTGATCGATGTATTGATTATCGGTGCCCTGATCGAAGCGCGTAGCTGTGAGCGGTTCGCACGTCTCATCCCTTATCTCGACGAAGAGCTGGCAAAGTTTTACCGCACGCTTGTGAAATCCGAAGGACGCCATTTCGAAGATTATCTGCTGTTGGCGCGTCAACAGACTGCAGAGCCGATCGATGATCGTATTGCCTTCTTTATCGCACGTGAAGCGGAGTTGATCACTGCTCCGGATACGGCGTTTCGTTTTCATAGCGGTGTGCCCGCCTAAGCCGCCGCTAGCCAGGCAGGAAGTATTCCATGCGCGATGCTCAACAGACAGATCAGCTGACCTTGTTTGGTCACTTCTCCTTGACGCAGGGAGAGGACGTACTCACTCATTTTAGTTACGACAAAGTGAAAGCTCTGCTGGTGTACCTGCTGTTGCATCGCCAGCCGGTCAATCGGGCAGCGCTGGCAGAGCTGCTCTGGCCAGATCAGGGATTATCGTCTGGCCGTACCAACTTGCGCCATGCGCTGCACTGCCTGCGGCAGTCGATGGGGGAAAGCGCTGACCAAGTGCTGAACGTTTCTCGTCAGACGATCGCTTTTCATCTACCTGCCCATTGGCAAGTCGATCTACACGATTTGCAGCAATTGCTGGAAGGCCCAAAGGATCTTGATACGCTCGAAGAGGTAATGGCCTGCTACCAGGGTGACCTCATCGAGGAGCTGCAGTTGTCCAACTGTAGCGAGTTTCAGCGCTGGCTGGTGCAGGTGCGTAACGAATGGCGCCAGCGTGTCATACGCTTCGCCGAACAGGTGTTGGAGAGCCATGACGAGACGCCTAACGATATGCTGGAGGGCTTGGTAAGCCGCTTTTCGGGCTATGGACCTTTCCATGAGCGGTTGGTGCGCCAGTTGGCGGAGCAGAATCAAATGGCGGCTGCTCATGAGCAATACAACAGCTACTTACAGTTGCTGGCGCTTTCGGGCCAGCAACCTGAGCCTAGTTTTTTGCAATTGGCGAGCTATTGGTCCGACGGCCACCATGACCCACGAGCGATGTCTCCCCAGGGAGCTTTCTCTCGTGCGATGGCCGCCGATAGCAAGCCGCTGCGTGAAGATGAGATCGAACTTCGCCAATTGTCGGTCATGGCGATTCGTTTACGTTTGAAAGGGGACTGGCAAGATCGCGCTGCCACCCGTAACTGCCTGGCGCTTCAACTGGAACTGATGCGCTGGCTAGAACAGCAGTGCCATCACTTGGGTGGTTTTTGGTTGCCAGGAGCCACAGGGGGATTGGGGTTGGCATGCTTTGGTACTCATGGTCCGGCGCACCAGCTTGCCGAGCTAGTGGCGCTTTACGAGCATTGCCAGCAGGCGCTCACTCAAGAAACCGAACGCCACTGGAGTGGTGACGGCGAGGCCCCCACCTTCGAGCTAGCGGCAGGTCTCAATAGTGGACGGGTAGTCTATTTGCCCGAGCGTCAGCTAGCCGACCCCCTGGGCCAGGTCACTCAGGTATCGCTCGAGTTGATGAGTGCCGCCGAAGGCAGTGAACTGGTGATTTCCCAAGAAGCCAGTCAGCACATGCCGCCGGCGCTAGACCTACAGCCGCGTTTGGTCTCGCGGCTGGTGGCCAGTGATGGACGCGTTCGCTTACGCGCACTGGTGTTGGGCCAGAACGAGGGTGGCCGCGACGCGCTACCGCCAAGCTTGGTCGGCCGCGAGACGTCGCTGCGAACCCTGCGCGATGCTCTGGCGCGCGCAGGTATTGGTTTACGCCAAAGCGTTCTCGTACGCGGTGCCTCTGGAATGGGGAAATCGGCGTTGATGGTGGGGTTTCGTCAGCTAGAGCTAAGCCGCGACGCTGCAATCTGTTGGCAGCCTACCACGCGCTTGTCCGTACTAGAGCCCTATGGGGTGGCGCGAACGCTGCTGGCGTGGCACCTGGATACTACGCCGACGTTAGCAGGGTTGCACCAGTTGCAAGCAGCGCTAGGCGACGCGCCGCTGGACGCTGCGCGTCAACAATTGCTCGAAGAAGCGCTAGGGGTGAGAGACGTTCAGGAAATTACCCAGCTCACACAAAATGGTGAAGCGGTCGAGCTGGTTGTGAAGCTGCTGCATCGTCTGATCGATCAGCGCGCTAGTGCCCAGACGCTCGTCTTGATGGTGGATGACTTGCAGTGGCTAGACGAGCCCTCCTTCAAGGTCCTTGCTGGTTTACAGGCCCGCCTGCCGATCAATACGGCCTTCATGCTGGTGGCTAGCCATCACGGTCGAGAGGCGCTGCCGGTCAAGCTGCATTGGGATCAACAGATCAGCCTCGGAAAGCTTGATGCACTGCAATCCTCGCGGCTGCTCTCGCAGTTGTCGCGTCGCTACCGTATGCATTTGAGTCCCCGTTTGCGCAACCAGATCATTGAGCGCTGTGACGGCGTCCCGCTCTATATGCAGGAGATTTGCCGGCGGCTCGATATGGATCGACGCGAAGGTCGCAGCGTTCAGTTCGACGAGTTGCCCAAGGGTTTACTGGGGCTGTTGGCGAGTCGTATCGACCAGTTGGAAGGCGATCGCGAGATTGCTCATATTGCCGCCGTTCTGGGCAAGCGTTTTCGCTTGGATTTCTTGGCTGAATGCAGCGGATGGGAGAAGGCGCGGCTCTCGCAAGCGGTGGAGCACATGCGTCAACTGGAGGTCATCGAGCCGGTTGATAAAGAGAGCGCTGAGCATGAATACCAGTTTAGCCATCAGTTGCTGCAGGAGGCGGCGTACCTCTCCTGTCCTCGCGACGTGCGGGTCAAGTTACACCAGCAGGTCGTTACCTTGATCGAAGAGCGTTTCCCTGTATGGATCAGCCGCCATCCTGGAGATTTCGCGACTCACCTACGGCGTAGCGGTCACTATGCCCGGGGTGCGCGCTATTTCGAGCTGTCTGCCCGTGAAGCGCTAAAAGTAAGCGCCAACCGAACGGCGCTGCGGATGGCGGACTTTGGTTTGGCGAGCTTGCGCCATGTCGAGCATGAGGTGGAGCGCGAGGTGAGTCTGCTGACCGTTCGTGGCCAAGCAGCCTTTGCGCTAGAGGGCCACGGCTCGCCCACGGCTCATGAGAGTTTCGTGCGCGCGCGGGAGTTACTGCGTCAATCGGGTGGCGATACGCCGGACGACCCGGAAGATCTCGAGCAAATTTTCTTGGTGAAGTGGGGGCTATGGGTGGGCCGCAGCCAGCGCTATGCCCATGCAGATGCGTTTGCCCTCGCCTCGACGCTAGCAGATATCGCCGAACGCCTGGAGGACCCCCGCTATCGGCGTCTGGCCGACTACGCCCGGGCACACTGTGAATATTGGGCAGGGCGCATTCAGCAGGCTCATGATCACTTGGATGAAATCGATCCACTCAATGCGCCCATGATGATCGAGTGGCTGCCGTTTTCGGATCACCCGCAGGTAACGGCGGCCTGCTTTCAGGGGTGGGCGCTCTGTTTGCGCGGTGACTATCAGCGCGCCGAACGACACGTGTCGTCGGCCATTCGGTTGGCCGAGAAAATCGGCCATCCAGGGACACTGGCCATGGCGCTGTTGTTCGCCGCCGCTTTGTATCGCCAGCTGGGCCATGTACATCTCGCTGCCCGTCACGCTGAGCGTGCGGCGGCGATGACGGGAACGCCTGATCTACAGCTGTGGCAGATTTCTGCTCAGGGCATGCTGGGCTGGCAGAAGGCCATGGCGGGAGATCATGCCGGGTTGGTGCAACTGAGAGACAGTCTGGATCAGATGGCCGAGCTGAACGGGCGTGACCGGTTCCAACGTCCTGTTTTATGGTATTCGGACGCCTGTGTCGAGCTTGGTGAGTTGAAGGCCGCCGAAGAGTACCTGGATCAGTGCTTGGTGATTGCCCGAGAGCGCACCACACTATTTTTGCCCGAGCTGGCGACACAGCTGGCTAGGGTGCGTGATTTGCTGGGTCATCCCGCCAGTGAAGTGAGAGCCTTGGCCGATATGGCAATCAACCAGGCGCGAGAACATGGCAATCGCCATCAGGAATTAGCGGCCCTGGAGCTCTGGTTGACGCGTATTGCTCCCCATGACCAGGCGGCAAAAGATGCATTCCGGCGCCTGTTGGGGGAGGTAAGTCATAGTGATGCGCCGGTGCTGGTGCGCTGGGTAAGCTTGTTGGATCGACGTTTGCCTCACACGCTAAGCGTCGAAAAGGAGACGTAGGCCATTTAGCGCGTGCTCTGCTCCAGCCATGATAGCGTGGCGAGCGCCTCATTACGGTGTTCGCCACATACCATAGGGTCATAATCGAATTGACCGCATACGTCCGGTCGCTGCGGACTGCCAAACAGCATGCATAGATGGTGGTCGTCTAGGTGAACGCAGCGTACGCCTGCCGGTTTTCCATGGGGCATCCCCGGAATGGGGGAGGTTATAGACGGCGCGATGCAGCATGCACCGCAGCCTGGACGACAACCAACGGTGCTGTCACTGGCAATGAGCTCGCTCATGGTGTCGCCAGTGCCGTCGCACCTTTGTTTATGCCCTCGAACGCATGAACTTCGGTCACTATTCCCGTCTTTTCGGCAATCTGATTGGCCAGCCATTGAGCGATGTTTTCGACGGTGGTGGGTTTGGGTAGCACGCAACACCGCTCGGTTGGCAAGGTGATCGAGAAACGGCCTTGAGCAGCCTCATAGCGGCAAGTCAGTTGCGTTTCGCTATGCTCTGTCATGTCCGCTTCTTCCAGCAAATACCGGTTGTCTAGCCAAGCGCCCCACTGCCGTTCCAGCGACGGCTGTCTCTGCTGCTCTTGGAAAATATGTAAGCGAGAGCGGTGGCCGTGGGCGATGCGCTGGCAATTCCCCAAATGGCGCTTAAGTCCATGACTGTAGCCATAGGCTGCGCCATCTACACGCTCATTACTAAGCGTCAGCATTACACGTTCCACGTTGGCTGGTCGCTGCTCGGTGAGTTGATCGCTGAGATAACGGGTGACGCGTGCTAGGGAGATCGATTCCCAAGGCAGCAGCGTAAACGCCTCTGCCGGTCCACGAACTTCCATGGGGTAGGGGTGGGTGGTACGGAGGCAAACGCCTTCATCGCACTCGCTGATCTCGACCCCAGGTGCTTGGGTGGGAACCAGTAAGGTGTGATCCAATCCGCTATCCAGGGTGCGCTTGATCCATGGTTTGACTTCGCCGAAGTCGAACAGCATGCCATCCTCGCCTAGCTCTCCCTCAAGCTGGGCATCTACCTGCCAGCTACAGCCAACCAGCCCGCTCACAGAGCACCAAAGGGAAACATCGACGTGGGTTAGTTGATTAACGAATAGGGCCATTACTCGAATCCTGCGATTTTGTGCGTTTGCAGTGACAGACGCCACTGGGGGTTGGCCATGCAGTAGGCAGTGGTAGCTTTCACGATGTCCGCCCTGTCGGTAGCTATCTGCGCATGGGCGACAGCACTGAGGTCTATGGGCTGTAAAAAGAAGTGCTTGAAAGCGAGGTGAGTAAACTGCTCGGGCAGCGCATCCGCCTGAGGGTAGACCAGCTTCAGCTCGTCCCCCTGAGTGATCGCTAATGGATTGCGGCCCTTGGGACTCACACAGAGCCAGTCGATGCCTGCAGGGGCAGGCATCGTGCCGTTGGTCTCAACGGCCACTTCGAAGCCTTCGCTATGTAACGTGGCGATCAGGGCGCTATCGAGTTGTAGCAACGGTTCGCCGCCAGTGAACACCACGTAAGGCACTGCTTGACTCACTTCTCGAGGCCACAGTGCTTTTATATGAAGTGCTAGCGCCATTGCGGTCTCGAATCGGCCGCCGTTGACCCCATCGGTGCCGATGAAATCGGTATCGCAAAAGGTGCATTTGGCGTTAGGTCTATCCGCTTCTCTACCTGACCAGAGGTTGCAGCCGGTGAAGCGGCAAAACACGCTGGCGCGACCCGCTTGGGCGCCTTCGCCCTGCAGGGTGTAGAAAGCCTCTTTGACGTGGTACATCAGCGGCCACCCTGCGACGTGTCGATAGCGTAAGCAAGAGGATCGACGCAATTGTTGGCCGCAAAGGCGGCCAACCGCTCACGGCAACTACCGCACTGGCCGCAGGCGAGTTCGCGGCCTTCGTAGCAGGTCCACGTCTGGCGATAGTCCAGCCCCATGGCTAACCCTTCGCGCAGAATATCCTCTTTACGAACGTTTAGATAAGGCGCATGAAGTAACACGGGTTCGAAGTTGGCGATACCGGCAACGTGATTCATGGCATCGACAAACTCGGGACGACAGTCTGGGTAGAGTACGTGGTCGCCCCCATGAGCGCCGTAATCCACCCGCCCCGCGCCAATGTTGACCGCCTTGGCAATGGCCAGGGAGAGCAAAATCATGTTGCGATTAGGCACTACCGTGGCGCTGAGGTTGTTTGCGTCGTAATTGCCGGTGGGCATGTCGATAGCGCTATTGGTCAGCGCTGAGTTATCGATCAGCCCATGGATGGCGCGAATATCGACGACTTTGTGAGCAATGCCCAGGGATTCGCACACCTGGCGGGCGGTGTCGAGCTCCCGGCGGTGGCGCTGGCCATAGTCGAAAGAGAGCGCGTGGACAGTGAGTCCTTCCCGAATGGCGCGATGTAAAACAGTGAAAGAGTCCATGCCGCCGGAGTAAATCACGACGGTGGCTGACGCCTTGGCGCCAGGTGAAGCGGTAGAGGACATACGAAATGCTCATCGTCGGAGAATTTATGTGTCTTTGCCTCGGTGCAAGGCAGTGTTCCGGGGTCCGGTCCGGAAAGGCGGCAGTTTACGCAATAGCGAACCATCTAGCCAGTGGGCTAGTGCGTCTCAGTCGGTGTGTGTGAGTGGTTTGCCATGTTAAGCTAATTGGCCAAGCCGTTAGGAAGACACTTATGGCCACGATAGAACATAGCGAAATCGTCAAGGCTCCCCCCGAGCGGGTGTTTGATCTGCTACGCCGTGTCGAAGATTTTGCCGATTACTCGGACCTCATTCGCTCCATCGATAGCTTAGGCGAAAACCGCTATCGCTGGCACGTGCGGGCAGTAGGGATGGATTGGTCGTTCGATGTTGTCGTCACCGACATTCAGCCGCCCCATGTGCTGGCTTGGGAGTCGTTGGAGGGTGTCAAAAATCAAGGCCGGTATCAGCTGCGGGCCGTACCCGAGGGCACGGAGGTGGCGTTGACGCTACATTATGAGATTCGCAATCGCCTAATGGAAAAAGCCGTCAACAAAGCAGCAAAGCCGTTGGTGGGCAAGGTCAGCCGACAAATTCTCGATCGGGTCGAAGCACGGCTGAATGGCTAAATTGTCGCTTCATTCTTGGCGCTGGGTAGTAAGCTTTGCGGCCGCTGCCATGTTGGCTTATCTCTGGCTGTGGTACTCCCCTGATTTGTCCGCGCTGAAGCGCTGGGCCGCCACGATGTCTCATCACCCCGCGGTGATCGCATCTGTGATGGTGGCCATGGCGCTGACACTTGCCGTAGGTCTGCCCGGTAGCATAGGCCTATGGCTGATTGCTCCGTTTTATACGCCTCTAGTAGCCACACTGATGTTAACGGTCAGTAGCGTGGTGGGGGCCTGGGGGGCATACGCATTGGCTGCACGACTGGGTGAGCGCTGGCAGCCTAGAGGCTTGACGCTAAAGGTGATGGAGCACCTCAAAGCACGAAGTGATCTTCTAACGCAGTGCGCCATACGAGTGTTACCGGGTTTTCCCCACTCGGTCATCAATTTCGCAGCAGGGTTGGGCAAAATTTCGCTTGGTCGCTATCTGCTAGCCGCATGTCTTGGGTTATCGGTCAAATGGGCAGTGTATAGCAGCGCCATCTATGGCGCGCTGGAAGCCATCGAAGAAGAGGATGCCCTGCAATGGGATGTCATGCTGCCACTGCTGGCATTGACACTCCTATTACTTTTAGGAGCTTGGTATCGGCGCCGCCTGGAGGCGGCGCGTCAAATGGCTTCATGAGTCCCAGAACTTAGTGAGTCTTGTGCATAGACGCATCTAGGTGGTCGACCACCTCGGCCCAATCGGCGTCTTCCTCTACGGCTTCCCTAAGAAAGTCGGCTTGTCCCTCGTTCCAGCAGGGTGCATCCGCCAACGGCATCTCTTTGGGTAGCGGTGAGTGGCGCTGAATGAAGCGCTCGATGGATTCCGCATCCGAGCGTAGGCCTAACTGCTCGAAGAGTTCACTAAAGTGATGCACCGGCTGATCCATAAGTCGCTTCCTATCCTATTGGGGTAATAAACGTTAAACAGATAAGTTAACCATAGCGTTTATTAGCGGCTACGCCAGTATGAGTCGGAGTCTTGCCGTTAACGCTCGCCTACGAGCGGCATCATGAAGCGCTCGCGCCGGTCTTCTGGTGAAAGCGGTTGAGCAATTAGATGGACCAGCTTGGTATAGACGGCTTCGGGTGTCATGTCGTCTCCAGACAATACGCCCGCATCCACGAGGCCATTACCTGCAGCATAAGCGCCCATCTTTACGCGACCCTGGGGGCATTGGCTGATGGCGGCGATCAACTTGCCTTCGCCGCTGGCTTTGGCGATTACAGCAAGAAGGTCGGGGTCATCAGGCAAATTACCTGCTCCCCAGAGCTGTAGCAGCGCCCCCTTGACGTTAGGGTGACCAAGCCATGCGTCGAGTTGCCAAGCAGCTATTCCTGGCCAAAGAGCAATCCGGACCACTTCGCCCCGAGCCACGGGTTGATAATCCAATCGTTCGAATCGCGGTGCGCCGCGCTGTTGGTAAACCAAGCCACGCCTTGGGAAGAGGATGAAATCGTCACCTACGCGCTCCCCTAGCGGTGGATAGCTTGGTGAAGTGAAGGCATCGGAGGCTTCACTGTGTTGTTTGATGGCGCGAACCCCTCTGAGTAAACGATCGGCGAAATAGACCGCGACTTCTTGTAATTGAGGATGGGCCGAGAACCGTAAAGCGCCATACACATTGCCTAACCCATCGCCGTTGGGGGTTTCGAGTGGTGCCATCGCGCCTGTTAAAACGACGGGCCGGTCCAGGCCTTGGAGCTGATAGGCCAGGCTCGCGGCGGTCCAGCTGAGCGTGTCGGTGCCGTGGATGACCACGAATCCACGGTATTGATCGAAGCGTTCGGCGATATCGTTGGCAAGCTGCTGCCACGTCAATGGCGTTGCGGCGCTAGAGTCGATCAAAGGCGAGTAGCTCATCACGTCGTAGGCGGGAAGCAGGGATTGATCATGCAGTGACCGTTGACTCAGTGCCTTGTCTAAGCGCTCGGAAAAATTTCCTGCTGGCGACAAGCCGTTGGCCTGGGGCTGCATGCCAATCGTGCCACCGGTGTAAATGACCAATACCCGCTCTTGGCGGTGGGGCGTATCGGCTAGAAGAGGAGCTTGGCTCATCGCGGTATCCTGTGAGAGCTAAACGTTATCGGTGATAGACCTGAAGATGGCCGCTATGGTCGTCGAGTTGCCGCTGTCGGCCTGCAAACAGCGCGAAAATGCCGCAAATGCCAATCAGGCCAATGAGTAGCCAGGCGATATGTTCAGTGGTAGCACCGGCTTGGAGCATCAAGCCTACCCCAAAGGGCCCCAAGGCGGCCAATGTGTATCCGCCGCCCTGTACCAAGCCGGATAGCTGCCCTGCTAAGCGTTCGTTGGCAGTTCGTAACACCAGCAGGCTTAATGCAAGGCTAAAGCTTCCGCCTTGCCCAAGTCCTAGCAATACGGCGCCTGGCCAGCGCCAGGTCAAAGGCGCTGCCAGTAAGCAGGCGAGACCCATCGCCGTGCAGATCAATACCAGCAGGAGGGCAGGGCGTTGGTCGTGATGGAGGCGCGCAATCCATGGGGCGCTCAGTGCTGAGGCCAGCTGACACAGGATGGAAACGGCCATCGTCCACCCGGCAGTAGCTTCTGTGTAACCCCGCTCGATGAGCAGCGTTGGCAGCCAGCCGAACACGATATAGGCCATGGAGGACTGGATGCCCATGAACAGCATGACCTGCCAGGTAAGCGGCTTGCTAAGTAACGTGACGAGCGGAAGGCTGGAGGGGGAGCCAATGGCCTTCGAGGAGTAAGGCGTGGGTGCATAGCGAACCCAAACGATAAAGGTGGCGAGGGCTAAAAGCGCCCAACTGACCAAACTGGCCTGCCAACCGCCTAGCCACTGCATCAGCGGGACGCTGAGCCCGGCACCTAGCGCGCCTCCCATGCAGAGTGCCATAGTGTAGAGTCCGGTCAATAGGTCCGCATTTTGGGGAAGTTCGCGTTTGACCAGCGCGGGTAACAGCGTCCCCGCAAGCCCAATAGCGCTTCCTGCCATGGCAGTACCCACGTACAACATCCCAGGCAGTGGTAGTACGCGGATCAATAAACCGCTGGCCAGCAGAAGTAGGGCACTGCTTAGCGCACGTTCGCTCCCCAGTCGACGACCGATGATAGGCGCAAGCGGTGCCGTCAAACCAAGAAACAGCACGGGAAGGGTGGTCAGGAGGCCCGCTGCTGGGGCTGAGAGCCCTGCGTTCTCTTGCAAACGATTGAGTAACGGTGCCACCGATGACATGGCAGGGCGCAAATTGAGCCCTACCAAGAACATCAACACAATGAAGCGGCAAGCGTGGCGTGAAACCATGGCGCAGGCTTATTTCAAGTGAGGGCGCAGGTCGCCGCGTACCGCATCGAGCAGGGTGATGAAGTGAAAATCTTCCGGGTTATCCAGGCAGTCGACGCGTACTTGCGTTCGCATGCCTTTGTCGATTTCCAGTTTATCGTAGATTTCGAGCGTCAGCTTATTGGCGGGCTTCTCTCCTGGTGCCACGATACCATCTTCCAGCGTGAAGGTTTCCAGTAGAGTGGCACGAACACGTGTGCTGTTCCCTTCACTCAATACGCGGCGTACGAACAGCCAACCTTCGCAGGGGAGTGACGCGTTGTCACGCTCGCGTAGGAAAAGCGTGCGATAGCAGGCGCCTTCGGCAGCAGCTTTTTCAGCCATGCTGCGGTAGGCTTGCACGACCTGATTCGCTGAGGCGCGGGCGTCCTCCAAGCGTTGCGCGATTCCCTGGTGTTCGCGGCTGAGTTGCTCCTGACGCTGAAAGACCAGCCATTGGCGATAATCGGCCATGAGTTGTGAAGACGCCATAGTCACTCCATGAATTAATTCAGCAAAAACGCCCGAATAGGCGAGGCGATACCTTCGCACATTCCGGGCGTGCGGGCTAGCGGCGGCTACGGCGACGTCGCTCTCCACCCGTATTGGTAGATGGCCCATCTTGCTTGCGCCGACGAGGTGGACGCTGACTCCGGCGACCATTTTCGATGGGTTCTGGCTTGGCATTGGGGTCGGGCTCGAAGCCCGGTTCGATGTGTTTCGGCAACGTTTGATTGATCAGTCGCTCGATGTTTTTGAGCAGACCATGCTCGTCGATGCACACCAACGAGACAGCTTCACCATTGCTGCCCGCACGCCCTGTGCGACCGATGCGGTGAACGTAATCTTCAGCGACATTGGGCAGATCGAAGTTCACCACATGGGGAAGTTCATTGATGTCTAGGCCGCGCGCGGCAATATCAGTGGCGACGAGCACCTGTAAATCGCCGCTCTTGAACGCACCGAGCGCACGCGTGCGTGCACCCTGACTTTTGTTGCCGTGGATCGCCATGGCAGGGATATCCTGCTTGGAGAGTTGCTCGGCTAGCCGGTTAGCGCCGTGCTTGGTGCGAGTGAATACTAGTACCTGAAACCAGTTGTGACG includes:
- a CDS encoding 6-pyruvoyl trahydropterin synthase family protein, whose product is MALFVNQLTHVDVSLWCSVSGLVGCSWQVDAQLEGELGEDGMLFDFGEVKPWIKRTLDSGLDHTLLVPTQAPGVEISECDEGVCLRTTHPYPMEVRGPAEAFTLLPWESISLARVTRYLSDQLTEQRPANVERVMLTLSNERVDGAAYGYSHGLKRHLGNCQRIAHGHRSRLHIFQEQQRQPSLERQWGAWLDNRYLLEEADMTEHSETQLTCRYEAAQGRFSITLPTERCCVLPKPTTVENIAQWLANQIAEKTGIVTEVHAFEGINKGATALATP
- a CDS encoding SRPBCC family protein, translating into MATIEHSEIVKAPPERVFDLLRRVEDFADYSDLIRSIDSLGENRYRWHVRAVGMDWSFDVVVTDIQPPHVLAWESLEGVKNQGRYQLRAVPEGTEVALTLHYEIRNRLMEKAVNKAAKPLVGKVSRQILDRVEARLNG
- a CDS encoding TVP38/TMEM64 family protein yields the protein MAKLSLHSWRWVVSFAAAAMLAYLWLWYSPDLSALKRWAATMSHHPAVIASVMVAMALTLAVGLPGSIGLWLIAPFYTPLVATLMLTVSSVVGAWGAYALAARLGERWQPRGLTLKVMEHLKARSDLLTQCAIRVLPGFPHSVINFAAGLGKISLGRYLLAACLGLSVKWAVYSSAIYGALEAIEEEDALQWDVMLPLLALTLLLLLGAWYRRRLEAARQMAS
- a CDS encoding YkgJ family cysteine cluster protein, with translation MSELIASDSTVGCRPGCGACCIAPSITSPIPGMPHGKPAGVRCVHLDDHHLCMLFGSPQRPDVCGQFDYDPMVCGEHRNEALATLSWLEQSTR
- the queC gene encoding 7-cyano-7-deazaguanine synthase QueC; the encoded protein is MSSTASPGAKASATVVIYSGGMDSFTVLHRAIREGLTVHALSFDYGQRHRRELDTARQVCESLGIAHKVVDIRAIHGLIDNSALTNSAIDMPTGNYDANNLSATVVPNRNMILLSLAIAKAVNIGAGRVDYGAHGGDHVLYPDCRPEFVDAMNHVAGIANFEPVLLHAPYLNVRKEDILREGLAMGLDYRQTWTCYEGRELACGQCGSCRERLAAFAANNCVDPLAYAIDTSQGGR
- a CDS encoding tRNA-(ms[2]io[6]A)-hydroxylase translates to MSIQLVELKTADHAMQAEDLLPESLHAFLACPTPDSWLQWALTNPDILLIDHAQCEKKAASTAMSLLYRYVDQPLLLSKMSQLAREELLHFEQVVGLMEKRGVTYHHLTASRYAEGLRQHVRSHDPERLIDVLIIGALIEARSCERFARLIPYLDEELAKFYRTLVKSEGRHFEDYLLLARQQTAEPIDDRIAFFIAREAELITAPDTAFRFHSGVPA
- a CDS encoding asparaginase, translated to MSQAPLLADTPHRQERVLVIYTGGTIGMQPQANGLSPAGNFSERLDKALSQRSLHDQSLLPAYDVMSYSPLIDSSAATPLTWQQLANDIAERFDQYRGFVVIHGTDTLSWTAASLAYQLQGLDRPVVLTGAMAPLETPNGDGLGNVYGALRFSAHPQLQEVAVYFADRLLRGVRAIKQHSEASDAFTSPSYPPLGERVGDDFILFPRRGLVYQQRGAPRFERLDYQPVARGEVVRIALWPGIAAWQLDAWLGHPNVKGALLQLWGAGNLPDDPDLLAVIAKASGEGKLIAAISQCPQGRVKMGAYAAGNGLVDAGVLSGDDMTPEAVYTKLVHLIAQPLSPEDRRERFMMPLVGER
- the queE gene encoding 7-carboxy-7-deazaguanine synthase, whose amino-acid sequence is MYHVKEAFYTLQGEGAQAGRASVFCRFTGCNLWSGREADRPNAKCTFCDTDFIGTDGVNGGRFETAMALALHIKALWPREVSQAVPYVVFTGGEPLLQLDSALIATLHSEGFEVAVETNGTMPAPAGIDWLCVSPKGRNPLAITQGDELKLVYPQADALPEQFTHLAFKHFFLQPIDLSAVAHAQIATDRADIVKATTAYCMANPQWRLSLQTHKIAGFE
- a CDS encoding DUF2789 domain-containing protein, which translates into the protein MDQPVHHFSELFEQLGLRSDAESIERFIQRHSPLPKEMPLADAPCWNEGQADFLREAVEEDADWAEVVDHLDASMHKTH
- a CDS encoding AAA family ATPase; translated protein: MRDAQQTDQLTLFGHFSLTQGEDVLTHFSYDKVKALLVYLLLHRQPVNRAALAELLWPDQGLSSGRTNLRHALHCLRQSMGESADQVLNVSRQTIAFHLPAHWQVDLHDLQQLLEGPKDLDTLEEVMACYQGDLIEELQLSNCSEFQRWLVQVRNEWRQRVIRFAEQVLESHDETPNDMLEGLVSRFSGYGPFHERLVRQLAEQNQMAAAHEQYNSYLQLLALSGQQPEPSFLQLASYWSDGHHDPRAMSPQGAFSRAMAADSKPLREDEIELRQLSVMAIRLRLKGDWQDRAATRNCLALQLELMRWLEQQCHHLGGFWLPGATGGLGLACFGTHGPAHQLAELVALYEHCQQALTQETERHWSGDGEAPTFELAAGLNSGRVVYLPERQLADPLGQVTQVSLELMSAAEGSELVISQEASQHMPPALDLQPRLVSRLVASDGRVRLRALVLGQNEGGRDALPPSLVGRETSLRTLRDALARAGIGLRQSVLVRGASGMGKSALMVGFRQLELSRDAAICWQPTTRLSVLEPYGVARTLLAWHLDTTPTLAGLHQLQAALGDAPLDAARQQLLEEALGVRDVQEITQLTQNGEAVELVVKLLHRLIDQRASAQTLVLMVDDLQWLDEPSFKVLAGLQARLPINTAFMLVASHHGREALPVKLHWDQQISLGKLDALQSSRLLSQLSRRYRMHLSPRLRNQIIERCDGVPLYMQEICRRLDMDRREGRSVQFDELPKGLLGLLASRIDQLEGDREIAHIAAVLGKRFRLDFLAECSGWEKARLSQAVEHMRQLEVIEPVDKESAEHEYQFSHQLLQEAAYLSCPRDVRVKLHQQVVTLIEERFPVWISRHPGDFATHLRRSGHYARGARYFELSAREALKVSANRTALRMADFGLASLRHVEHEVEREVSLLTVRGQAAFALEGHGSPTAHESFVRARELLRQSGGDTPDDPEDLEQIFLVKWGLWVGRSQRYAHADAFALASTLADIAERLEDPRYRRLADYARAHCEYWAGRIQQAHDHLDEIDPLNAPMMIEWLPFSDHPQVTAACFQGWALCLRGDYQRAERHVSSAIRLAEKIGHPGTLAMALLFAAALYRQLGHVHLAARHAERAAAMTGTPDLQLWQISAQGMLGWQKAMAGDHAGLVQLRDSLDQMAELNGRDRFQRPVLWYSDACVELGELKAAEEYLDQCLVIARERTTLFLPELATQLARVRDLLGHPASEVRALADMAINQAREHGNRHQELAALELWLTRIAPHDQAAKDAFRRLLGEVSHSDAPVLVRWVSLLDRRLPHTLSVEKET